The Manduca sexta isolate Smith_Timp_Sample1 chromosome 20, JHU_Msex_v1.0, whole genome shotgun sequence DNA segment ACACGGCAAAAACGTAGGTGTAAAATGTTATCCGTGCAAACTTCACGGTTAACATCTTTGAGCCAAAGAAAACGAGTTACATCTCTATCTTGGTTTTGGAGacctaattgtaaaaatgcctTTTCTACGTCTGCTACTATGCCTATAGGGTGTTccctaaatttaattaataatcctGTAAGATCTTCTAACATTAACGGTCCCCGGTATAAACATTCGTTAAGACTAAGGCCATCTCCCGTCTTAGCTGAAGCGTCATAAACTATTCGAAGTTTTTCCGGTTTGTCTCGATGCCGAACGCAATGGTGTGGTAGATAGTGAATTGGATGTGTTCGGGGGGCATTAGGGTTTGATACTAACTCAATGATTCCGTCACGCAGCTGTTCCTGCAAGACGGCGTCATATGCCTTTAATTCTGTGTTATCTAAGCGCCTTGTTAAACTTTTAAGACGACCCCACACTAACCCTAAATTATTAGAGAGACTAGGAACTAGTTCAGTCCACGGCCATTGGACATGATATCTATTGTCTTTGAgtacaattgttttattaaactgCTTAACAGCTTCTTCATCACGAGAAGAAGTTGGTGAGTCTGTTATTCCTATCGATTCTAAATCCCATAGTCTTTTGACTTCGTTTAATTTTAGCGGCGGGTCAGGTTTAGTCAGTTTGTCCTCAAACACACTATTTGATTGGAAATATGTCAATATTGTTAACTTATCAGGACTATCAACAGGTCTATTAAGTTTCCCTGACCACACCCAACCAAAATCAGAATTAACCAAGTAAAGATCTGGGGTAACCGCGATTTTTTGTTGGTTCATGAACGAATGGTAATAGTCATTACCTATTAATATATCTACTTTACTGCCATAGGAGCCATCGTCTGccattataagatttttaagcTCCGGATTATTGAATATGTCTGATTGGTATTGACAGATTGGTGTTTGTATATCATGGGTGATATAATGTACTACATTTGCATATATAACTCGCGTGACACCGGTTCgagtagttattttaaatttaactgtgGGGCTTTCAATCTCATGCGGTGATTTCGCTCCAAAGgtaaatatagaaagaataattCTGTCAATAATATGTAAACCTAATTTTTTACTTGCGGATTCAGTGATGTATGAACGCTGACTACCGCAATCAAGTAACACCCTGCACTGCGTATGTTTTGTAACTTCTACTGGATTAGTCACATCAACTAAACAAGTCTGTAATAATGTGGTGTTTAATTCTGTTGTAGTGTGTAAGCTATTAGCTGGTATACTTTGGGCAGGTTGTAATGACTTAGTGGGACATAAAGCTCGGTTGTGTGCACCAAACTTATTACAGTGTCTACATTTTCGTTTGGAACGGCAGTTTTCTGCCCTATGCCCTGAAGTGAAACAATTGTAACAGCGATTTCCCAGTTGGGCCTTTCGTTCCTGGATGGTTTTAAATTTAGTACACTCGTCATTAAAATGATCTTGCATACAGAAAACACACCTTTTAGATTTCTTTGCAGGTGGCTCGTCATTGCGGTCAGTGTGGTCCAATGGCCGTTTTCGAGGATGTAATTTAGGCTTGACAAAttgctttgaaaataatttggGCTTATCTCCTTTGAAATTTGTATGTCTGTGTCTGTTATGTTTATTACTATGCATTTCTTCAGATCCGGCATGCAGAGtacctattgtaatatttttggagATGGGTTTTCCTTCATCAGTTATCTCATCGTCTGTGTTATCTGTATTTATTGATTTCCTTTTTAGTCTGTTAGATGTCTCCTTGGCTGATATAatatattccaaatattttcttatgttgTCAATTGTTTCTTCCTCATCTGCCATTTTCATTTTCAGTTCATAAATTAGATCCTCTGGGAATTTTTCCATAATCATAACTCTAAGATGGTTATGGTTTACATCTTCCCCCAAAGAACTCAAAACTCTAAGATGTCTTTCAATTTCATCAAAAACCTGTCTACAATCTTTGATTTGATTACTATGTGCTGTTTTAATTCTGTATAATGCTACATAATGCGCATCTATAATTGCCCCTGGCTTCCCAAACCTCTCCTTCAAAGTATTAACGGCtatttggtaatttttatttgttgtgtcCAATCCTTCAACAGCCTGCTTTGCATCATCCGTGAGGACAGATTGTAGATACAACAATTTATCAACATCACTAATGTCCCTGCTATCTACATTAGATGAAAACTGATCCCAAAATTGGTACCACTTGAGAACATTGCCATCAAATCTTGCTAGCTCCATCTTCGGCAGCTTGTTAcatgttttaacatttttgttactGGCTAAAACTGTTGGGCTATCTTGGATATTTTGCTTAATAGTCACACTTATTTCAGCTATTAAATCCTCAGCATGTATCTGTCCCAGTGTATATTGAGTGATTTTCTCAGTATCAGGTTCCTTAACAGTTTTGGAATAGTTGCATACTTCAAATGCAAGCCTTTCTGTAGCTCCTTTCAATTTGGACTCAACCATCCTCAATTTACTGATATACTCACTATCTGATCTCTCCTGTAGCACACTTTGAGCAGATGTTATGTATGACTGCACAGAATCAtgcattatttttaaccgaGTATGGAAAGCATCCTCCATTTTGGTCGGAATACTCAAAGGACCCAAAGCAATATCTCAGAGGGTGTATGCTCAACAATCTGAATCAAATTAAGTGcatattaactttataataggTGTATAGATTATAACATTCACCAATGTaactgaattaaatttaaactgattgtaaaactttgtaaattgtaattatataaaccATAGTATTTTGTAGTAATGAAAGTATAAGTACAATTCTCTTTTGTTGAAATAATGTGAAgtactataatattaacaacTAGTATTGgccataaataaattaacatccTTCTGATAAATCAccttttattaatagtaatagtatTGTGAGTACTCATGAGAGGTGTTAGGTAGGTATATTGAATGATAACAATTAATATCTAGGTACTACCTGTTTATCCTTAACTATTTAAGTACTGagtaaatagaatataatttggTGAATATTTATCACATTATATTCTCGGCCAATAAACCAAATGAACATTTAGTTACATTAATCACTGAGCCATAGCCCCTGCTCTGGCAATTACAACTTGATCacacatgtttcattattgtgaattaattattaacactCTCAGTAAATGTTTGATAGTTATCCTTAGAATAAtctatgataattaaataaactgaaactAAACTGTACACTTCAgcatgtaaattaattattttatcatcaaCCATTTAATGGACACAATAAAATAGGTATcaataatttaactatttaaatatattcctaTAGGAATCTCACTGAGTAAAAGCTGTGCTTTCTTTAGCTCTTTAATTGAAAGAATGCAACCACCACATAATAAAAGTGTTAAGTTTGCaacaatttgaaaacaatattttggcTGTTATAATTCAAATCATTGTATTATTGCAAAGTACAACCAAGTATACTTACATGATATCTTCTCATCAAGTTCTTATGCGTTGTACAAGTCAAAgcagtttgtttttaatgatattttgaataatatataccTTTCAAAGTTCAAGGTTGTAATTTCTACAAATGTGATTGCGGGAATTTGATTAACAGGCACCGTCAACAACTGtcgac contains these protein-coding regions:
- the LOC115448841 gene encoding uncharacterized protein LOC115448841; this encodes MEDAFHTRLKIMHDSVQSYITSAQSVLQERSDSEYISKLRMVESKLKGATERLAFEVCNYSKTVKEPDTEKITQYTLGQIHAEDLIAEISVTIKQNIQDSPTVLASNKNVKTCNKLPKMELARFDGNVLKWYQFWDQFSSNVDSRDISDVDKLLYLQSVLTDDAKQAVEGLDTTNKNYQIAVNTLKERFGKPGAIIDAHYVALYRIKTAHSNQIKDCRQVFDEIERHLRVLSSLGEDVNHNHLRVMIMEKFPEDLIYELKMKMADEEETIDNIRKYLEYIISAKETSNRLKRKSINTDNTDDEITDEGKPISKNITIGTLHAGSEEMHSNKHNRHRHTNFKGDKPKLFSKQFVKPKLHPRKRPLDHTDRNDEPPAKKSKRCVFCMQDHFNDECTKFKTIQERKAQLGNRCYNCFTSGHRAENCRSKRKCRHCNKFGAHNRALCPTKSLQPAQSIPANSLHTTTELNTTLLQTCLVDVTNPVEVTKHTQCRVLLDCGSQRSYITESASKKLGLHIIDRIILSIFTFGAKSPHEIESPTVKFKITTRTGVTRVIYANVVHYITHDIQTPICQYQSDIFNNPELKNLIMADDGSYGSKVDILIGNDYYHSFMNQQKIAVTPDLYLVNSDFGWVWSGKLNRPVDSPDKLTILTYFQSNSVFEDKLTKPDPPLKLNEVKRLWDLESIGITDSPTSSRDEEAVKQFNKTIVLKDNRYHVQWPWTELVPSLSNNLGLVWGRLKSLTRRLDNTELKAYDAVLQEQLRDGIIELVSNPNAPRTHPIHYLPHHCVRHRDKPEKLRIVYDASAKTGDGLSLNECLYRGPLMLEDLTGLLIKFREHPIGIVADVEKAFLQLGLQNQDRDVTRFLWLKDVNREVCTDNILHLRFCRVPFGVISSPFLLNATIRYHLMKSNNNLMKRMAEDIYVDNVVTGTQTISEARNLFKVSRETFGNLSMNLRDWNSNSKEFVAFIPDKFRAHVDDQVKVLGLIWNIHNDYLYLNIKLTTDDLDRVQSKRDVLKTIASIYDPCGLAIPVMLPAKLFFQKLWKEKIKWDVKFNNTLISEWQHIASKFAHLKDIRIERYYSRSLNRDKFSNKIEYELHCFTDSSKEAYAAVIYLRSCLGNNNTISFIIGKSRLVPLKDQDNLQIPKLELLGVLIGYRLINHVMKFVRLNIGKQFLWTDSQVVLNWHQSDKLLPPFVSRRINEIKQNKVLTLRYVPTELNPSDVGTRADRVDSYNIWLNGPDFLRHDSNNWPVYHTNTNIAPTQNLVAGEGLTSNIPTNNSDIQVSDKTEQITVNNSNKSEQEHTNKILDLQAEYFPKEVNDNVTDLSRSLGLFKDQDGVIRCRGRFKHTDLTIDQQEPILLPKNSTFTKEIILNLHQKNYHVGVSHTLALLRQKF